Proteins found in one Triticum aestivum cultivar Chinese Spring chromosome 4D, IWGSC CS RefSeq v2.1, whole genome shotgun sequence genomic segment:
- the LOC123096439 gene encoding two-component response regulator-like APRR3, whose amino-acid sequence MSPDADAGEPAAAAAGAGGGAARGVIRWDEILPRRSLRVLLVEHDDSTRQVVTALLRKCGYRVAAVADGMKAWEVMRGRAYAFDLVLTEVNMPTLSGIDLLSRIVAADECKNIPVIMMSSQDSIGTVLKCMQNGAVDFLVKPVRKNELRNLWQHVWRRHSMNSQLNASENNAASNHISVNSGSGSKTGENSDEESDAQSSGSKRETEIQIVEKLPEIVTHNGASSSRELKIQNGPFDRINTKALALEGTDDAPSGNACGTSKPQVFSAEKNVHSKYLHGITSAKVAGQIMDNAMRIADASSCRPSDPGKDLMATAQPTSSKKCKSPVTKNNAVKPVMENTLHENSKGAAIGHPQPCPSHSLDVNLGKQQRSDGHVNQELRDKDNFNHSNYSAFSRYGNKRIEPSAKQLSLPSVHLTYQESVYDKNVQSSGALPSHEHHTCKITMQAQAPLDSCTVGPAIPSSSSAREDAGTSSSSPRKDNFGHPPYGFIPVPISVGAAIPYQYSAIMPPIYYTQPSFMQCDPSGINQMGIQHAYHSSYHQNLGKPSEIDEHRQLEENQRLHHSRQILQESGEPIDLLRAHAERNNQSASCSQDIRGWTVSGETDTNTNAIIAPESGNESGIQNFGYNGLDSDRSRREAALMKFRMKRKDRCFEKKVRYHSRKKLAEQRPRIKGQFVSQKLKSATTTEDAETD is encoded by the exons ATgtcccccgacgccgacgccggtgagccggcggccgcggcggcgggggccggAGGAGGGGCGGCGCGCGGGGTGATCCGCTGGGACGAGATCCTGCCGCGCCGCTCGCTCCGGGTGCTCCTCGTCGAGCACGACGACTCCACCCGCCAGGTCGTCACCGCGCTCCTCCGCAAGTGCGGGTACCGCG tggcggcggtggcggacgggATGAAGGCGTGGGAGGTCATGCGGGGCCGCGCGTACGCCTTCGACCTCGTGCTCACGGAGGTCAACATGCCCACGCTCTCCGGAATCGACCTGCTCTCCAGGATCGTCGCGGCAGACGAGTGCAAGAACATCCCCGTTATAA TGATGTCATCCCAAGATTCCATTGGCACAGTGCTAAAGTGCATGCAGAATGGGGCAGTGGACTTCCTTGTGAAGCCAGTGAGGAAGAATGAATTGCGTAATTTATGGCAACATGTGTGGAGGCGGCACTCG ATGAATAGCCAATTAAATGCATCAGAAAACAATGCAGCCAGCAACCATATAAGTGTGAATTCTGGTAGCGGGTCGAAGACAGGAGAAAACAGCGACGAGGAAAGTGATGCTCAG AGCTCTGGAAGCAAAAGGGAGACTGAAATTCAGATTGTTGAGAAATTACCGGAGATTGTGACACATAATGGGGCAAGCTCATCCAGAGAACTAAAAATACAGAATGGGCCTTTTGATAGAATAAACACAAAGGCACTTGCATTAGAGGGTACTGATG ATGCTCCAAGTGGAAATGCATGTGGCACCAGTAAGCCGCAAGTGTTTTCAGCTGAGAAGAATGTGCATTCCAAGTATCTTCATGGCATTACTTCTGCAAAGGTTGCTGGACAGATAATGGACAACGCCATGAGGATTGCTGATGCAAGTTCATGTCGTCCAAGTGATCCTGGCAAAGATCTTATGGCTACTGCCCAACCAACATCTAGCAAAAAATGCAAATCTCCAGTCACAAAGAATAACGCTGTCAAGCCTGTCATGGAAAATACCCTTCATGAAAATTCAAAGGGTGCTGCGATCGGCCATCCCCAGCCTTGCCCCTCTCACTCGCTGGATGTCAACTTAGGAAAGCAACAACGTTCTGATGGTCATGTGAACCAAGAACTGAGGGATAAGGATAATTTTAATCACTCAAATTATTCAGCCTTTTCAAG GTATGGCAATAAAAGAATAGAGCCATCAGCTAAGCAACTGTCTCTTCCCTCCGTCCACTTAACTTATCAAGAATCTGTTTATGACAAGAATGTTCAATCTAGTGGGGCTTTGCCCTCACATGAACACCATACATGCAAGATTACAATGCAAGCTCAGGCTCCTTTGGACAGTTGCACAGTGGGTCCTGCCATCCCGTCTTCAAGCAGTGCAAGAGAAGATGCTGGCACAAGCAGTTCCTCCCCTAGAAAGGACAATTTCGGTCATCCTCCGTATGGCTTTATACCTGTTCCAATTTCTGTTGGTGCTGCTATACCGTACCAGTACAGTGCAATTATGCCGCCGATATACTACACACAGCCTTCTTttatgcaatgtgatccatctggCATCAACCAGATGGGAATTCAGCATGCATATCATTCTAGTTACCATCAAAATCTTGGTAAACCGTCAGAGATTGATGAACACAGACAGCTAGAAGAAAATCAGCGGTTGCATCATTCAAGACAAATTCTCCAAGAATCGGGAGAACCTATTGACTTGTTGAGAGCTCATGCAGAGCGCAATAACCAGAGTGCTAGTTGTAGCCAGGATATCCGTGGATGGACTGTGAGCGGTGAAACTGATACAAACACCAACGCAATAATTGCCCCAGAAAGCGGCAATGAGAGTGGCATCCAGAACTTCGGTTACAATGGACTGGATAGTGATCGGTCTCGTCGTGAAGCTGCCTTGATGAAATTCCGCATGAAAAGGAAAGATAGATGCTTCGAGAAGAAG GTTAGATATCACAGCAGGAAGAAGCTTGCGGAGCAAAGGCCAAGAATCAAAGGGCAGTTTGTGAGCCAAAAACTCAAGTCAGCTACAACAACGGAAGATGCGGAAACAGACTAG